One region of Erwinia tracheiphila genomic DNA includes:
- a CDS encoding lytic murein transglycosylase, with product MPNTKTRVSSMRSVAKLTLLLLGISFLSSCASATDKCQNIDSLLKSHGITDNTAPPPAPDKSFEQWKNTVRQEALSQGIRANIFDKAFSGLTPDIDIITNIQNQPEIVLPVWTYIEKRVTPENIAEGKKLINQYRKVTQRIYQRYQVDTSILFAFTAIESSYGTNIGDKSVIRSLATLDYYNYRRNFNRQNLIAALRIIQNGDVQPQQMKGSWAGAMGIPQFIPDSYLTYAVDFDGDNHPDIWKSFPDTLASVANYMQQARWKAGVPWGFEVNLPADFNYALSGMDNKKSIADWQTLGVKIATAREPLSFSSENASLLLPAGKNGPAFLVTDNFRAILRYNNEISYALTVGLLSDNYQRDTPILKHWPLQDTPLTRKDRLALQILLQEKQLYQGPIDGKIGPATTQAIRTYQQQKRVPADGYADHALLDSLRCHN from the coding sequence ATGCCCAATACAAAAACGCGAGTATCATCAATGAGGTCGGTAGCAAAGCTGACACTATTACTGCTTGGTATCAGTTTTTTAAGCTCATGCGCCTCTGCTACAGATAAATGCCAGAATATTGATAGTTTGCTGAAATCGCACGGGATAACCGACAACACAGCACCGCCACCTGCACCAGATAAAAGTTTTGAACAATGGAAAAACACTGTGCGTCAGGAAGCGCTTTCCCAAGGAATACGAGCCAATATCTTTGACAAGGCATTTTCTGGACTGACCCCAGACATCGATATCATTACTAATATACAAAATCAGCCGGAAATTGTTTTACCAGTGTGGACCTATATCGAAAAACGGGTAACGCCGGAGAATATTGCTGAGGGTAAAAAACTGATTAATCAATACAGGAAAGTAACCCAGAGAATATATCAGCGTTATCAGGTAGATACATCAATTTTGTTCGCCTTCACCGCCATTGAAAGCAGTTATGGCACGAATATTGGTGACAAGTCGGTTATTCGTTCGCTTGCTACGCTGGATTACTACAATTATCGTAGGAATTTTAACCGACAGAACCTGATTGCGGCACTGAGAATTATCCAGAACGGTGATGTACAACCTCAGCAAATGAAGGGTTCATGGGCCGGCGCGATGGGAATTCCCCAGTTTATTCCGGATTCTTATCTGACATATGCCGTAGATTTTGACGGTGATAATCATCCCGATATCTGGAAGTCTTTCCCTGATACCTTGGCTTCTGTGGCGAACTATATGCAACAAGCCAGATGGAAAGCAGGTGTACCTTGGGGATTTGAAGTGAATCTGCCCGCCGATTTTAATTATGCGCTTTCCGGCATGGATAATAAGAAAAGCATCGCCGACTGGCAAACGCTGGGTGTGAAGATCGCGACTGCCAGAGAGCCACTTTCGTTCTCTTCTGAGAATGCTTCTCTCTTACTTCCAGCCGGGAAAAATGGTCCGGCGTTTCTGGTGACGGATAATTTTCGCGCCATTCTGAGGTACAACAACGAGATATCCTATGCACTTACTGTTGGCCTTCTGTCGGATAACTATCAACGCGATACACCTATACTGAAGCACTGGCCTCTTCAGGATACACCGTTAACACGTAAAGATCGCCTGGCTCTGCAGATCCTGCTACAGGAAAAACAGCTTTATCAGGGACCCATTGATGGAAAAATTGGTCCTGCTACAACGCAGGCGATACGCACCTATCAGCAGCAGAAAAGAGTGCCTGCAGATGGGTATGCCGACCATGCCTTACTTGATAGTCTGCGCTGTCATAACTGA